AAATCCTGAGAATTATGGCTTTGCTAAGGGCAATGATGTGGGGGCTAACCATGCTAGTGGTAAGTATATCGTCTTCCTTAACGTGGATACCAAAGTTGATCCAGCGTGGCTTACTAAACTAGTGAGTACCTTAGAATTGGATACAAGTATTGGAGCTGCACAAGCTAAACTGCTTAGGATGGATGACCCCGGTAGGCTCGACACGTGCGGCCATAAGCTAACACCTTACGGCTTCACCTATGAAATAGATTAAATAAGGAGGCAAACCGCTACAATAAGCCCCTCACCACTCTGGCTGGTAAGGGGCTGCCCTCATTGTTAGGAGGGATGTGTTTGAAGAAGTCGGAGGGTTTGATGAGGATTACTTCCTTCTAAGGGAGGAAACGGACCTTTGCTGGAGAATGTGGCTTCAAGGCTATAAAGTAATATTCATCCCAAACTCAGTAGTTTATCATGCCATTGGAGGGGCATTTAAAGAAAGCAATATTCAATCACTTTACTTTTTCCAAAGGAACATGATAGTAACGCTGATCAAGAACCTTGAGTTCAAAAACTTGCTAAAGATTCTCCCCGTACATTTACTCCTCCTTTTCATCGATTCACTTTTCTCAAGCTTAAAAAATAAAAGTCCTGAAAGGTTACGCATCACGCTGAAATCTATTAACTATGCCATAAGAAATCTTAAGCAAATATGGAATAAGAGGCTTAACGTTCAAAGCAGGCGTAAAGTAAGCGATAAAAAGCTTTTCAAATATTTAATGGCTAAAATTACACTATTGGATAAGCTTCGTGAAAGGTTAAGAACATGATTAGATTACTTGCTTCAATGGATAGCCTTTACGTTATCCTCCACAGCCTTTTAGCTTTACTGCCCTCAAAATTGCTAGGGTGAGCTGGAAAGAGGATGTTACTCGTTAAATATTTAGCGGAACTGCTTTTAACTCGCCTTCAACCTGTTTATACAGCAGCCTGCAAAATTTACGCTCTCTTCCACCATGCCACCCTAAATCAAGGAAGCTTATACTAAAACTTACGGGTTCTAAAGCGCATTAGGTGATGCAGAAAGCGTTAACGTATGTTTTTATAAAAACGCGCAGATTTTGAAAAGCTTTATACTCAGAATGACGAAACTTTTACAATATCGGCATACTTCCAGCATGAGCAAAATAAAGGACATGCTGGGGTGTGGGTAAACTGAAGGGCATAATACTACATGGGGGGAGGGGCACAAGACTTAGGCCATTAACCCATACTGGACCAAAGCAGTTAATACCCGTCGCCAACAAGCCGATAAGCCAATATGTCTTGGAAAGCCTGCTTGAATGCGGGATAAGCGAGATAGCCATAGTGTTAGGGGATATTCACCCTGAAAAGGTGAAAGAATATTATGGTGATGGGAGCTCTTTCGGGGCAAAATTGAGCTACATCCATCAAGGTAAGCCTAAAGGCATAGCCCACGCCATATGGCTGTGCAAGGAATATGTAGGCGATGAGCCCTTTGTCGTCTACTTGGGAGACAACCCACTGAAAGGTGGCATAGTGAAATTCGCTGAAGACTTCGAAGGCTCGAACTACGATGCTATGATCCTACTATGCGAAGTGAAGAACCCCCAACGCTTCGGGGTAGCGAAATTCGATGAGAATGGGAAATTGATAGGCCTGATAGAGAAGCCAAAGCAGCCCCCGAGCAGGTATGTCCTAACGGGCATTTACTTTCTAAGGCCTATGATCTTCAACATGATTGGGAGATTAAAGCCGTCGTGGAGGGGTGAGCTTGAGATAACGGAGGCCATTCAACTTCTGATAGAGAATGGATACAACGTGGGCTATCGATTCGTTAATGGGTGGTGGAAGGATACTGGAACACCTGAGGACGTACTTGAGGCCAACAGGCTGGTCCTCGACGAGCTGAAACCGGAGGTGAAAGGGGAGGTTGAAGATGGCAGCTCCATACAGGGGAGGGTTTCCATAGGGAGGGGCAGCGTAATCAAAAAGGGGGCGTTAATCCGCGGCCCAGCCATCATAGGAGAAAAAACAACCATAAAGGCCAACGTATACATTGGTCCTTACACGAGTATAGGGAACAACACCGTCATAGAGAGGGGAGAGGTGGAGAACTCCATAATAATGGACAACTGCCTGATCGACGCAAACGAAAGGATAACCACAGCCTAATCGCATCCCACTCCAGAATCGTTTCAAACGATAAGAGGAGGCCGTTTGGAAGGAGGTTCATACTGGGCGAGATGTCGCAGGTCGAGCTGTGACCCTCATGCTTGAAGGAATCCAGATTAAAACACTTAAGCGAAGGTCTGATGAAAGGGGCTTCTTCCTAGAGCTCATGAGGAAGGACTGGAAAGAACTCCTCAGGGAGGACGAAATAGTCCAGGTAAACATGTCCATAAGCTATCCCGGTATCATTAGGGCCTGGCACAGACACCTAAGGGGACAAATCGACTACTTCGTGGTCCTTCAGGGAGCCATAAAAATATGCGTCTACGACGAAGAGTCGGGCGAGCTGGACGAAATCATATCCACGTGGAGCGATCCACAAGACTCAGCAGACATGAATTCGCACTAAAGCTGGCTAAGGTATTTTACCTAAACATCAACTTAATCAAGCCAGCTAGAATAAATGAAATATCGTGGAAAGCCCGAAGACCTAAGGACTCCTCAATGAACGTAGGTAAAGCTGAAGTCTTACTGAACGCGAAACCTCTAGAAATTGACCAAGCTTTAAGGATTATGAAGGAGGCGCGCACTGCTTTTAGCTGAATTTCCTTTTTAATGGAGTTCTGTCTCGTCGAGGTCTTCTGGCCATTTCGTTATCTTGAAGGCTCCAAAGTATTTCTCGGCTATAGGCTCAAGAGGTTCTATCACAATGCCTTTCTCGTCCGCCCTTATTTTAACGTAGCTTCCCTCCTTCACTCCAGCCTTTTCCCTCATGCTTTTAGGAATGATAATCCTGCCTTTTTCGTCCACTTTCACGGTTTCCATAATCTTCATCCCACCAAAAATATTTCTCACATATTTAAATTCTCCTTCCCACCACATGCAAAGTGGGAGACTTCTAGCAGTTTTATGAAAATATGTATTCTGAAAGGTTTTAGTCTAAATGTTGTTGGAACTAAATTTTTCAACAACACAAAAGCAAAGGACTTTTAGCTGAGCGCTTAATTTCTCTCTTTGTTTCAGTATGTGCCTGTGACTGGCCCTTGGTTTGATGGTCTTTCTGTTAGCATTTTACGTGTTCGGATTCTTTTGGAGCCTTCCAGAATTTACTCCGTTATCGGATTGGTTAAGGGCTGGATAACGCTCTACATTGCTGAATCAACGTAGTGTTTGGAGTATCTCCACTCTCGTAGCAATTCATCCCTAAGCTCTCTCCTATCCTCTCTATCGAATTCAAGGTGAGCCTTCTTAGAAATCTTAACGTGTGAGAAGATTGCGTCTAAAGCCTTCCGCTTAACTTTGAAGTATTCTTCGATTAAATCCTTCGGAGCTTCTACTGGGACCCTGTAGCTTTTAACTGCTTCCATAACCTCTCAACCTCGCTCCTCGGGTAGCGGAGCTTGCCAGTTGGGAGTTTAACAGCTCTAATAATACCCCTCTTCTGCCACTTCCAGAGCGTTTTAACTGAGATACCGAACTTCTTAGCGACATCCTTTGGTCTAAGCAGTTCTTCTTCCATCAAAGAGTTAATAGAGTTAAACAAATATTTAAACCTATCTATTCCAAAACTGTTGACCACGGCGGTTTGGAAGAAGATAGGACTAATCCCGATGAGGG
This genomic interval from Thermoprotei archaeon contains the following:
- a CDS encoding glycosyltransferase family 2 protein; protein product: MERKTDKKFPLVSVIILNYNGLKYIDKCLKSVLCTDYPNFEVIFVDNASTDESCEYLERRYSFNPRTKIVKNPENYGFAKGNDVGANHASGKYIVFLNVDTKVDPAWLTKLVSTLELDTSIGAAQAKLLRMDDPGRLDTCGHKLTPYGFTYEID
- a CDS encoding glycosyltransferase family 2 protein, with amino-acid sequence MVRRDVFEEVGGFDEDYFLLREETDLCWRMWLQGYKVIFIPNSVVYHAIGGAFKESNIQSLYFFQRNMIVTLIKNLEFKNLLKILPVHLLLLFIDSLFSSLKNKSPERLRITLKSINYAIRNLKQIWNKRLNVQSRRKVSDKKLFKYLMAKITLLDKLRERLRT
- a CDS encoding glucose-1-phosphate thymidylyltransferase, whose product is MGKLKGIILHGGRGTRLRPLTHTGPKQLIPVANKPISQYVLESLLECGISEIAIVLGDIHPEKVKEYYGDGSSFGAKLSYIHQGKPKGIAHAIWLCKEYVGDEPFVVYLGDNPLKGGIVKFAEDFEGSNYDAMILLCEVKNPQRFGVAKFDENGKLIGLIEKPKQPPSRYVLTGIYFLRPMIFNMIGRLKPSWRGELEITEAIQLLIENGYNVGYRFVNGWWKDTGTPEDVLEANRLVLDELKPEVKGEVEDGSSIQGRVSIGRGSVIKKGALIRGPAIIGEKTTIKANVYIGPYTSIGNNTVIERGEVENSIIMDNCLIDANERITTA
- a CDS encoding dTDP-4-dehydrorhamnose 3,5-epimerase family protein; this translates as MLEGIQIKTLKRRSDERGFFLELMRKDWKELLREDEIVQVNMSISYPGIIRAWHRHLRGQIDYFVVLQGAIKICVYDEESGELDEIISTWSDPQDSADMNSH
- a CDS encoding AbrB/MazE/SpoVT family DNA-binding domain-containing protein; this translates as MWWEGEFKYVRNIFGGMKIMETVKVDEKGRIIIPKSMREKAGVKEGSYVKIRADEKGIVIEPLEPIAEKYFGAFKITKWPEDLDETELH
- a CDS encoding helix-turn-helix domain-containing protein; translation: MEEELLRPKDVAKKFGISVKTLWKWQKRGIIRAVKLPTGKLRYPRSEVERLWKQLKATGSQ